AATAAAGAAGAAGCGAGGTCAATAAATGCCTGAAAAATTTAAACATACAGTTCTGCTTGTTGACGACGAGGAAGGCATTTTAAAGGCCTTACGAAGGCTGCTAAAAAACCTTGATGCCGACATAATAACCGCCAATAACGGCATTGAGGCTCTTGAAGTATTAAAAAACAATCAAATATCGCTGATAATCTCCGACCAAAGAATGCCGAAAATGACCGGCGTTGAATTATTGCATCACTCCCAAGACATCTCACCCGATAGCATACGGATTTTACTTACCGGTTATGCCGACATTGAAGCCACGATTGAGGCTATCAACAGCGGTGCGATTAGATATTATTTCAACAAGCCATGGGATGATGAAATTCTTCTTAGCCGCATCAAAGAATCGCTGGATTTATACAAGATGACCGTTGAAAATAAACGGTTGAATAAACTTCTGTTTAAGCGGAATGAAGAATTAAAACAGTTCAATAAAACCCTCGAACAAAGGGTCGACGAGCAAACGAAAGAGATTAAGCAGCAGCATGAAAAGTTGAATCAAAGCTTCATGGAAACTATTAAATCTTTCTCGACAATTATCGGTTTGCGTTTTAAGGAGATGGGCAGTCACTCTCAAAGAGTTGCAACATTAACTAAAAACCTTCTCGAAGGCTCTAACCTTAACCAGAAAGAATACCAGGATGTTATAATTGCCGCCTATCTGCATGATATCGGAAAAATAAGTTTGTCTGATAGAATTATGGTAAAAAACCTAAGCAAATATACCGATGCCGACTTGGAGGAGATTAGAAAGCATCCTATACTGGGACAGAGCTGCGTTTACAACATTTACGGGTTTGAAGAAATTGGCATAATAATCAGACATCATCATGAAAACTATAATGGCAGCGGATACCCGGATAAAATAAAAGGACTTAAAATACCATTTGGTTCAAGAGTTATCCGTATCGCTGATGCCTTCGATAGACTTGCATTCGATAAAGCTTATCCGAATCTGGATATTTTAAACAGAGCGGCCGCTCATCTGGTTAAATATTCAAGCTCAAAATACGATCCCGACCTGGTTAAGAAATTCATTGAATTAGGATTGGCAAGAAGATTCCCTCTTAAAGATATCTCAGATGCTATGTTAGTGAATGCGCAGGAGCTTAAGGTTGGCATGGTTGTAGCCTCCGATATTACCGCGGACAGCGGTATGTTTCTTTTGCCAAAAGGCGTAAAATTATCAATGGGTATGGTTAAGCGAATACAAAAAATCGATAAAGTCGACCCTATAAGCAATGGTATATGTGTTTATCGAATGATAAAGAACAAAGGGGAAAAACATGAGCCGGTTCAAGATATTATTGGTTGATGATTCTCCAAATATGCTGAAAGCTCTGAAGAGAACTTTTAAATCAGAAGGGTATGAGCTTTTTACCGTTCTTTCGGCAAAAGAGGCATTGGAGGTTCTCAAAAAGGAAGATATTGATCTTATAATTTCTGACGAGAATATGCCAGAAATATCAGGTACAGAACTATTAAAACTGGTCAAGGTACAATACCCATTGATTATAAGAATTATGCTTACCGGCTTGGTTAATTTTGAGGTTGTAAAAAATGCTATTAATAAAGGTGAAATATACAGGTTTTTCAACAAGCCATGGGATGATTTCGAGCTGCTTTTTAATGTCAGGCATGCTCTAAAACAAAAAGTGCTGGAAGAGGAAAACAGTCAATTGAAATCGAACTTAAAACAACAGGAAAAATATCTCCGACAGCTTGAAATTGAGTATCCGGGCATTTCCGAGAAAAAAATGTCTGCGGATGGTTCAATAATTATTGATAGCGAGAGTTAAGATGGAAAATAGCAAAAAATTAGAGGCCGGCATGGCTATACCTGATGACCTTAACAGCCCTGAAAAAGCAGCAGTCAAGATACAGGATGAAAAGATTCTGGTGAATAGTGAGGATTCAGATATCAATCAGCATATAGATAAGTGCTTGTCTATGGTTATTCACCATGAGGAAGTACAGCAAATTGTTGAAATAATAAAAAAAGTTCACAAGGAATTTAATTTAAGTAATGAAAAACAGGATAAGCAACCATGACTACGGTTAAATCCATATTAGCTAAACAAATAAATCTGCCGTCGCCGCCGATAATTATACAGAAGCTTCAAAGCCATATCACTGAAGAGGATGTGAACAATAAAGAATTAGCGGAGATTATTGAAACGGATGCATCATTTACCGCCAGAATATTGAGGTTAGTAAATTCGCCTTTTTACGGTTTTGTGGGAAGAATTAAATCTGTTGAAGAAGCCATTACTATGCTTGGATTTAATACTGTGCATCAGCTTTTACTGACAACATCCATGCTTAATACTGTTAAAGTCGAAAACAAAATCATTGATTTAAACAAATTCTGGCTTCATTCATTTAGTGTTGGCGTTATGGCTAAACATCTTCTTTGTAAGGCTGATAAAGACATTCAAAACGAAGGATTCATGGGCGGAATATTGCATGACATCGGCCGCATGATTTTTGTTAAAATGGATCCGGATAGATTCATATCATTCTATACACAAGAAGACAAAGTGATAGACCTTGAATCCGAAGCGGAATATTTCGATATTAATCATCAGGAATTGGGCAAAATATTAGCTGAAAAATGGAATTTCCCCGAAAGTATTTCAAGTGCTATCGCTTACCATCATTTTCCCGATGAGGCGCCAGATTATCAGCTTTTGGCATCAGCAGTCAATATTGCCGATATGCTTTGCCATGCGCTCAATATCGGCGACAGCTTCAGTTATTACATAACTGACTTTTTTCCATCGGCATGGGACAGACTTAATATTGAAATGAACGAACTTGAAACGGTGTTTAAAGACGCTTTCAAGGAAATAGATAAATCAAAAATTCTCATGGGCATGATGAATTAATCTTAAGCATATTAAGTATAATTTAATCAAAGTATATATAATGTTATGCATGTAAGCAATATTATTGCTGACCAGAAACAAAGCGCTGACCGAACATCCTCAGTAAAACATACGCTGTTATTCGTTGATGACGAAGTTAGAGTGTTAAAGGCGCTAAAGAGAGTTTTCGTTGATGATGACTATAAGATTCTAACTGCCGAGAATGGCAAAGCGGCGTTAGAAATATTAGCTGATAATAGTGTGAATCTTGTCGTTAGCGACTATTCCATGCCGGGAATGACGGGCATTGATTTGCTAAAAATAATCAGAGAAAAATATCCTGATACTATAAGAATCATGCTAACCGCTCATTCTAATACTGATATTGTTATGGGCGCCGTAAATGATGGAGCGGTTTATAAGTTTATTAACAAACCCTGGAATGATGATGACTTAAGTCTCTCAATCGAGCTGGCCTTAGCGCAGTTCGATTTAATCCGGGAAAATAAAAAGCTTAAAAGAGTTGCCCAAAAGCAATTAACCGAGATAAACAGACTAAAACACTTTACCGGCATTGACTATTCTCCCTTAAGCTCTATTCTCATCGATAAAGGGGTGCTTTTGCCGGGTCAGCTTGAAATAGTTGAAAAGTATCGTAAGCAAAATAATACGATTCTTATCAGGTCTTTGATTGATCTGGGCATGGTTGAGGAAGAAAGCCTTCTAAAAGTTATTCAAGTGTTAAGCAAAACAGATTTCATATCTTTTCCGGAGTTCCGGTTAGATGAGGATTTTTCAAAATTGCTTCCCCGTGATGTTTGCGAAATAGGATGTCTGGCGCCGGTGCGAAAAGAGAATAAGACAATTACTGCTGTCCGGTTATAAGTCAAACAATAACAATTGGTTATTGTTATTATCTGTTTGGGGGTTGCAGTCAATGTTTGTAAGTACTTGTAAGATATCAAGTTTCTCAAATACTGTGATGCTTAAAATCTGTAGAATTGTGTAGAGACTTTTTTCGATTTTTGATTGTTTTTTGATAATTGCAATTAGTACATACACTGAAACAGCAATCCATACTTGAGTTTTTACTGCATTCTCTGAAGTACCAAAGAATGTTTTTATTCGCAAATGTTGTTTTATCCATTTGAAAAACAATTCTACTTGCCAGCGATATTTATAGAGTTGGGCAATAACAAGAGATGGCAGTGTGAAATTGTTTGTAATAAAAACAAAAAGCTTATCAGTTTCAACATCATAATATTTTATGCGGCGAAGTTTTTCCGGATAATCTTTTGACGATTCAATGCCTGTAACAACAATTATTTGATCACATCGCAAGCCCGTGGACTTGTCCACAG
The DNA window shown above is from Candidatus Zixiibacteriota bacterium and carries:
- a CDS encoding response regulator, which translates into the protein MPEKFKHTVLLVDDEEGILKALRRLLKNLDADIITANNGIEALEVLKNNQISLIISDQRMPKMTGVELLHHSQDISPDSIRILLTGYADIEATIEAINSGAIRYYFNKPWDDEILLSRIKESLDLYKMTVENKRLNKLLFKRNEELKQFNKTLEQRVDEQTKEIKQQHEKLNQSFMETIKSFSTIIGLRFKEMGSHSQRVATLTKNLLEGSNLNQKEYQDVIIAAYLHDIGKISLSDRIMVKNLSKYTDADLEEIRKHPILGQSCVYNIYGFEEIGIIIRHHHENYNGSGYPDKIKGLKIPFGSRVIRIADAFDRLAFDKAYPNLDILNRAAAHLVKYSSSKYDPDLVKKFIELGLARRFPLKDISDAMLVNAQELKVGMVVASDITADSGMFLLPKGVKLSMGMVKRIQKIDKVDPISNGICVYRMIKNKGEKHEPVQDIIG
- a CDS encoding response regulator — protein: MHVSNIIADQKQSADRTSSVKHTLLFVDDEVRVLKALKRVFVDDDYKILTAENGKAALEILADNSVNLVVSDYSMPGMTGIDLLKIIREKYPDTIRIMLTAHSNTDIVMGAVNDGAVYKFINKPWNDDDLSLSIELALAQFDLIRENKKLKRVAQKQLTEINRLKHFTGIDYSPLSSILIDKGVLLPGQLEIVEKYRKQNNTILIRSLIDLGMVEEESLLKVIQVLSKTDFISFPEFRLDEDFSKLLPRDVCEIGCLAPVRKENKTITAVRL
- a CDS encoding response regulator: MSRFKILLVDDSPNMLKALKRTFKSEGYELFTVLSAKEALEVLKKEDIDLIISDENMPEISGTELLKLVKVQYPLIIRIMLTGLVNFEVVKNAINKGEIYRFFNKPWDDFELLFNVRHALKQKVLEEENSQLKSNLKQQEKYLRQLEIEYPGISEKKMSADGSIIIDSES
- a CDS encoding HDOD domain-containing protein gives rise to the protein MTTVKSILAKQINLPSPPIIIQKLQSHITEEDVNNKELAEIIETDASFTARILRLVNSPFYGFVGRIKSVEEAITMLGFNTVHQLLLTTSMLNTVKVENKIIDLNKFWLHSFSVGVMAKHLLCKADKDIQNEGFMGGILHDIGRMIFVKMDPDRFISFYTQEDKVIDLESEAEYFDINHQELGKILAEKWNFPESISSAIAYHHFPDEAPDYQLLASAVNIADMLCHALNIGDSFSYYITDFFPSAWDRLNIEMNELETVFKDAFKEIDKSKILMGMMN